One segment of Alnus glutinosa chromosome 2, dhAlnGlut1.1, whole genome shotgun sequence DNA contains the following:
- the LOC133860265 gene encoding F-box protein At3g07870-like — translation MSTYLPEDVVLNILSKLPPKSLLRFRSVSKSWLSLIGNPNYLSKNFLNHSILTAAAAAHQLLLVKLTAPSIPKRQTCSFFSYQTLAFASQNPQNLPRRSPRGLSIVGSCNGLLCLFDYFSGGDIFVWNPATSELKALPCASNADTVCFGFDHKRNEFVVMRTRYVPERDPPVFITNRGVKVLRLNRVAEVYRLRSGDSWRKLIVDGDVPDCNGPNSRSRWAYANGVCYWWTVRGVEDEKIVAFDVSEEVFRTTPLPDASVLGRRSDVRALMVLNEWVAMVVVRNKSKWEGKLFDIWVLLEFGVKESWTRLLRIEAFPGLEWPLGFWKNGELFMENGEGELVLYDPFTQTVRNVDQVDHGVKESLQVLAYTPTSVSFEGGL, via the coding sequence ATGTCCACCTATCTCCCTGAGGACGTGGTTCTCAATATCCTCTCCAAGCTGCCTCCAAAGTCTCTTCTCCGATTCAGATCCGTCTCCAAATCCTGGCTCTCCCTCATCGGCAACCCCAATTATCTATCCAAAAACTTCCTCAACCACTCCATTCTcaccgccgccgccgccgcccaTCAGCTCCTTCTCGTAAAACTCACCGCCCCATCTATTCCCAAAAGGCAGACTTGCTCTTTTTTCTCCTACCAAACCCTTGCCTTCGCCTCTCAAAATCCTCAAAATCTTCCCAGAAGAAGCCCACGTGGGCTTAGCATTGTGGGTTCCTGTAATGGCTTGCTCTGTCTCTTTGATTACTTCTCCGGCGGCGACATCTTTGTCTGGAACCCCGCCACTTCAGAGCTCAAGGCCCTGCCTTGCGCGTCCAACGCGGACACTGTATGCTTCGGCTTCGACCACAAACGAAATGAGTTTGTGGTTATGCGGACTCGTTATGTTCCGGAGCGCGATCCGCCGGTTTTCATTACGAACCGGGGAGTGAAGGTTCTTCGTCTGAACCGGGTGGCGGAGGTGTATAGGCTAAGAAGCGGTGATTCTTGGAGAAAGCTTATCGTGGATGGAGACGTGCCCGATTGCAACGGACCCAATTCGCGGTCACGGTGGGCATATGCAAATGGGGTATGTTACTGGTGGACGGTACGCGGTGTTGAGGATGAAAAGATTGTTGCTTTCGATGTGAGCGAGGAGGTGTTCAGGACGACGCCGTTGCCGGATGCTAGTGTTCTTGGGAGGCGCAGTGATGTGAGGGCTCTGATGGTGCTAAACGAATGGGTTGCGATGGTTGTTGTGCGTAATAAAAGCAAATGGGAGGGGAAATTGTTTGATATATGGGTGCTGCTTGAATTTGGTGTGAAGGAGTCGTGGACTCGGCTTCTGAGGATTGAAGCTTTTCCCGGTCTGGAATGGCCGTTGGGTTTTTGGAAGAACGGCGAGTTGTTTATGGAGAACGGCGAAGGGGAGCTGGTGTTGTATGACCCTTTTACCCAAACAGTAAGAAATGTTGATCAGGTTGATCATGGGGTAAAGGAATCGTTGCAAGTTTTAGCTTACACACCCACTTCGGTTTCGTTCGAAGGAGGGCTTTAA